A window of the Halichoerus grypus chromosome 2, mHalGry1.hap1.1, whole genome shotgun sequence genome harbors these coding sequences:
- the AURKB gene encoding aurora kinase B isoform X2: protein MEWSDKEFYTQPGLNTLPQRVLRKDPATPSALVLMSRSNGQPTAAPGQKVVENSSGTPNFSTRSFTIDDFEIGRPLGKGKFGNVYLAREKKSHFIVALKVLFKSQIEKEGVEHQLRREIEIQAHLQHPNILRLYNYFYDRRRIYLILEYAPRGELYKELQKSRTFDEQRTATIMEELADALLYCHGKKVIHRDIKPENLLLGLQGELKIADFGWSVHAPSLRRKTMCGTLDYLPPEMIEGRTHNEKVDLWCIGVLCYELLVGNPPFESASHNETYRRIVKVDLKFPASVPTGAQDLISKLLKHNPSERLPLAQVSAHPWVRAHSRRVLPPSALQSVP, encoded by the exons ATGGAATGGTCTGACAAAGAATTTTAT ACTCAGCCTGGCCTGAACACCCTGCCCCAGAGAGTCCTCCGGAAGGACCCTGCCACCCCGTCTGCGCTTGTCCTCATGAGCCGCTCCAATGGCCAGCCCACAG CTGCCCCTGGCCAAAAGGTGGTGGAGAACAGCAGTGGGACACCCAACTTCTCAAC GCGCTCCTTCACCATCGACGACTTTGAGATCGGGCGTCCTCTGGGCAAAGGCAAGTTTGGAAACGTGTACTTGGCTCGGGAGAAGAAAAGCCATTTCATTGTAGCTCTCAAGGTCCTCTTCAAGTCTCAGATAGAAAAGGAGGGCGTGGAGCACCAACTGCGCAGGGAGATCGAAATCCAGGCCCATCTGCA GCATCCCAACATCCTGCGCCTTTACAACTATTTCTATGACCGGCGAAGGATCTACTTGATTCTGGAGTACGCCCCCCGCGGGGAGCTCTACAAGGAACTGCAGAAGAGCCGCACTTTTGATGAGCAGCGAACAGCCACG ATCATGGAAGAACTGGCAGATGCTCTGCTGTACTGCCACGGGAAGAAGGTGATTCACAGGGACATAAAGCCGGAGAATCTGCTCTTGGGGCTCCAGGGAGAGCTGAAGATCGCTGACTTTGGCTGGTCTGTGCATGCCCCCTCCCTAAG GAGGAAGACGATGTGTGGTACCTTGGACTACCTGCCCCCAGAAATGATTGAAGGGCGCACGCACAACGAGAAGGTGGATCTGTGGTGTATCGGAGTCCTCTGCTATGAGCTGCTGGTGGGAAACCCGCCCTTCGAGAGCGCTTCCCACAATGAGACGTATCGGCGCATCGTCAAG GTGGACCTGAAGTTCCCCGCCTCCGTGCCCACGGGAGCCCAGGACCTCATCTCCAAGCTGCTCAAGCACAACCCCTCAGAACGGCTGCCCCTGGCCCAGGTCTCTGCGCACCCTTGGGTCCGGGCCCACTCCCGGAGGGTGCTGCCTCCCTCCGCCCTTCAGTCTGTCCCCTGA
- the AURKB gene encoding aurora kinase B isoform X3: MSRSNGQPTAAPGQKVVENSSGTPNFSTRSFTIDDFEIGRPLGKGKFGNVYLAREKKSHFIVALKVLFKSQIEKEGVEHQLRREIEIQAHLQHPNILRLYNYFYDRRRIYLILEYAPRGELYKELQKSRTFDEQRTATIMEELADALLYCHGKKVIHRDIKPENLLLGLQGELKIADFGWSVHAPSLRRKTMCGTLDYLPPEMIEGRTHNEKVDLWCIGVLCYELLVGNPPFESASHNETYRRIVKVDLKFPASVPTGAQDLISKLLKHNPSERLPLAQVSAHPWVRAHSRRVLPPSALQSVP; this comes from the exons ATGAGCCGCTCCAATGGCCAGCCCACAG CTGCCCCTGGCCAAAAGGTGGTGGAGAACAGCAGTGGGACACCCAACTTCTCAAC GCGCTCCTTCACCATCGACGACTTTGAGATCGGGCGTCCTCTGGGCAAAGGCAAGTTTGGAAACGTGTACTTGGCTCGGGAGAAGAAAAGCCATTTCATTGTAGCTCTCAAGGTCCTCTTCAAGTCTCAGATAGAAAAGGAGGGCGTGGAGCACCAACTGCGCAGGGAGATCGAAATCCAGGCCCATCTGCA GCATCCCAACATCCTGCGCCTTTACAACTATTTCTATGACCGGCGAAGGATCTACTTGATTCTGGAGTACGCCCCCCGCGGGGAGCTCTACAAGGAACTGCAGAAGAGCCGCACTTTTGATGAGCAGCGAACAGCCACG ATCATGGAAGAACTGGCAGATGCTCTGCTGTACTGCCACGGGAAGAAGGTGATTCACAGGGACATAAAGCCGGAGAATCTGCTCTTGGGGCTCCAGGGAGAGCTGAAGATCGCTGACTTTGGCTGGTCTGTGCATGCCCCCTCCCTAAG GAGGAAGACGATGTGTGGTACCTTGGACTACCTGCCCCCAGAAATGATTGAAGGGCGCACGCACAACGAGAAGGTGGATCTGTGGTGTATCGGAGTCCTCTGCTATGAGCTGCTGGTGGGAAACCCGCCCTTCGAGAGCGCTTCCCACAATGAGACGTATCGGCGCATCGTCAAG GTGGACCTGAAGTTCCCCGCCTCCGTGCCCACGGGAGCCCAGGACCTCATCTCCAAGCTGCTCAAGCACAACCCCTCAGAACGGCTGCCCCTGGCCCAGGTCTCTGCGCACCCTTGGGTCCGGGCCCACTCCCGGAGGGTGCTGCCTCCCTCCGCCCTTCAGTCTGTCCCCTGA
- the AURKB gene encoding aurora kinase B isoform X1: MAQKENAYPWPYGRQTTQPGLNTLPQRVLRKDPATPSALVLMSRSNGQPTAAPGQKVVENSSGTPNFSTRSFTIDDFEIGRPLGKGKFGNVYLAREKKSHFIVALKVLFKSQIEKEGVEHQLRREIEIQAHLQHPNILRLYNYFYDRRRIYLILEYAPRGELYKELQKSRTFDEQRTATIMEELADALLYCHGKKVIHRDIKPENLLLGLQGELKIADFGWSVHAPSLRRKTMCGTLDYLPPEMIEGRTHNEKVDLWCIGVLCYELLVGNPPFESASHNETYRRIVKVDLKFPASVPTGAQDLISKLLKHNPSERLPLAQVSAHPWVRAHSRRVLPPSALQSVP, from the exons ATGGCCCAGAAGGAGAACGCCTACCCCTGGCCCTACGGCCGGCAGACG ACTCAGCCTGGCCTGAACACCCTGCCCCAGAGAGTCCTCCGGAAGGACCCTGCCACCCCGTCTGCGCTTGTCCTCATGAGCCGCTCCAATGGCCAGCCCACAG CTGCCCCTGGCCAAAAGGTGGTGGAGAACAGCAGTGGGACACCCAACTTCTCAAC GCGCTCCTTCACCATCGACGACTTTGAGATCGGGCGTCCTCTGGGCAAAGGCAAGTTTGGAAACGTGTACTTGGCTCGGGAGAAGAAAAGCCATTTCATTGTAGCTCTCAAGGTCCTCTTCAAGTCTCAGATAGAAAAGGAGGGCGTGGAGCACCAACTGCGCAGGGAGATCGAAATCCAGGCCCATCTGCA GCATCCCAACATCCTGCGCCTTTACAACTATTTCTATGACCGGCGAAGGATCTACTTGATTCTGGAGTACGCCCCCCGCGGGGAGCTCTACAAGGAACTGCAGAAGAGCCGCACTTTTGATGAGCAGCGAACAGCCACG ATCATGGAAGAACTGGCAGATGCTCTGCTGTACTGCCACGGGAAGAAGGTGATTCACAGGGACATAAAGCCGGAGAATCTGCTCTTGGGGCTCCAGGGAGAGCTGAAGATCGCTGACTTTGGCTGGTCTGTGCATGCCCCCTCCCTAAG GAGGAAGACGATGTGTGGTACCTTGGACTACCTGCCCCCAGAAATGATTGAAGGGCGCACGCACAACGAGAAGGTGGATCTGTGGTGTATCGGAGTCCTCTGCTATGAGCTGCTGGTGGGAAACCCGCCCTTCGAGAGCGCTTCCCACAATGAGACGTATCGGCGCATCGTCAAG GTGGACCTGAAGTTCCCCGCCTCCGTGCCCACGGGAGCCCAGGACCTCATCTCCAAGCTGCTCAAGCACAACCCCTCAGAACGGCTGCCCCTGGCCCAGGTCTCTGCGCACCCTTGGGTCCGGGCCCACTCCCGGAGGGTGCTGCCTCCCTCCGCCCTTCAGTCTGTCCCCTGA
- the BORCS6 gene encoding BLOC-1-related complex subunit 6, with the protein MESSRGRPGPEADLLALGEQQAAIFGGGLGRAPSAPPSGLPVSGQEEAENVGGASRHPAASPKTSSRGAVHRAEREARDYEPGRGGTPSAPGSLRGAPGPEPDPHGSSGRRDPEPPEDEPASERGCRRGSPGGSGMEAEPREEDEEEEAAAAGRAGRSFSSRLQDSRSLDGLSGACGGTGSAGGAEPGAGGGRRATISSPLELEGTVSRHGDLTHFVANNLQLKIRLSGAPQPPPPAPARPCAAPAPTPAIPPIDPDVLRDLERLSRELGGRVDRLLRGLGGAVQELTALSVGCIQTYRDAVDSLGEAVDMSIKGMYTLLARCEELERALQPVQGLARQVRDIRRTLEVLEALCK; encoded by the coding sequence ATGGAGTCGTCCCGGGGGCGGCCTGGGCCCGAGGCGGACCTTCTGGCTCTGGGGGAACAGCAAGCCGCGATCTTCGGCGGCGGGCTGGGCCGAGCGCCCTCTGCGCCGCCCTCAGGCCTCCCGGTGTCCGGGCAGGAAGAGGCCGAGAACGTTGGGGGCGCGAGCCGCCACCCCGCGGCGTCCCCGAAGACTTCGAGCCGCGGCGCCGTCCACCGGGCCGAGCGGGAGGCTCGGGACTACGAGCCGGGCCGCGGAGGGACGCCGTCCGCGCCGGGGAGCCTCCGGGGGGCGCCGGGTCCCGAGCCCGACCCGCACGGGTCCTCTGGGCGCCGGGACCCTGAGCCGCCGGAGGACGAGCCTGCATCCGAGAGGGGCTGCCGTCGAGGGAGTCCGGGAGGCAGCGGGATGGAGGCTGAGCCGCGGGAGgaagacgaggaggaggaggcggcggcggccggcaGGGCTGGCCGCTCGTTCTCCAGCCGCCTTCAGGACAGCCGCAGCCTGGACGGGCTGAGCGGGGCGTGCGGCGGCACCGGGTCGGCAGGGGGTGCCGAGCCTGGCGCGGGTGGCGGGCGCCGCGCCACCATCTCCAGCCCCCTAGAGCTCGAGGGCACGGTGAGCCGCCATGGCGACCTCACCCACTTCGTGGCCAACAACCTGCAACTCAAGATTCGTCTGAGCGGCGCCCCTcaacccccgccccctgccccggcGCGGCCCTGTGCAGCGCCCGCGCCCACTCCGGCCATCCCCCCCATCGACCCCGACGTGCTGCGGGACCTGGAGCGGCTGAGTCGGGAGCTGGGCGGCAGGGTGGACCGTCTGCTGCGCGGGCTGGGTGGCGCGGTGCAGGAGCTGACCGCGCTGAGCGTGGGCTGCATCCAGACCTACCGCGACGCCGTGGACTCCCTAGGCGAAGCGGTGGACATGAGCATCAAGGGCATGTACACCCTGCTGGCGCGCTGTGAAGAGCTGGAGCGGGCTCTGCAGCCAGTCCAGGGGCTGGCGCGCCAAGTCCGGGATATCCGACGCACCCTGGAGGTGTTGGAGGCCTTGTGCAAGTGA
- the TMEM107 gene encoding transmembrane protein 107 encodes MGRISGLVPSRFLTLLAHLVVVITLFWSRDSNIQACLPLTFTQEEYEKQDIQLVVALSVTLGLFAVELAGFFSGVSMFNSTQSLISIGAHCTASVTLSFFIFERWECTTYWYIFVFCSALPAITEMALFVSVFGLKKKPF; translated from the exons ATGGGCCGGATCTCGGGGCTCGTGCCCTCTCGCTTCCTGACGCTCCTGGCGCATCTGGTGGTCGTCATCACCTTGTTCTGGTCCCGG gacAGCAACATCCAGGCCTGCCTGCCTCTCACGTTCACCCAGGAGGAGTATGAGAAGCAGGACATTCA GCTGGTGGTAGCGCTCTCCGTCACCCTGGGCCTCTTTGCTGTGGAGCTGGCGGGTTTCTTCTCCGGAGTTTCCATGTTCAACAGCACCCAGAGCCTCATCT CCATTGGGGCTCACTGTACTGCATCTGTAACCCTGTCCTTTTTCATATTCGAGCGTTGGGAGTGCACCACGTACTGGTACATCTTTGTCTTCTGCAG TGCCCTCCCAGCTATCACCGAAATGGCATTATTCGTCAGCGTCTTTGGGCTGAAAAAGAAACCTTTCTGA